A region of Nostoc sp. 'Peltigera membranacea cyanobiont' N6 DNA encodes the following proteins:
- the surE gene encoding 5'/3'-nucleotidase SurE: MKLLISNDDGVSALGIRTLANYLAEAGHDVSVVCPDRERSATGHGLTLHQPIRAEIVESIFHPAVKAWACDGTPSDCVKLALWALLDTPPDLVLSGINQGANLGTEILYSGTVSAAMEGLIEGIPSVALSLISHTSKDFQPAAKFAKVLVDQLAQKPLPDLMLLNVNIPAVKWEEIAGVTLTRQGVRRYIDVFDKRVDPRGKTYYWLTGEVIEDVEPPTGLNLPENVPTDVSVVRKNHISITPLQYNLTYANGLDKLSDWEFNFPGII; this comes from the coding sequence ATGAAATTACTAATTAGCAACGACGACGGCGTTTCTGCCTTGGGGATTCGCACCCTAGCCAATTACTTGGCAGAGGCAGGTCATGATGTGAGTGTAGTTTGCCCAGATCGAGAGCGATCGGCAACTGGACATGGATTAACTCTCCACCAACCCATTCGCGCCGAAATTGTTGAGTCGATTTTTCATCCTGCTGTCAAAGCTTGGGCTTGCGATGGTACGCCTTCAGATTGCGTCAAATTGGCACTGTGGGCTTTGCTAGATACTCCCCCCGATTTGGTTCTCTCTGGCATTAATCAAGGTGCAAATTTGGGAACTGAAATCTTATATTCCGGCACTGTTTCGGCGGCAATGGAAGGTCTAATTGAAGGTATTCCCAGCGTAGCGCTGAGTCTTATTAGTCATACATCTAAAGACTTTCAACCTGCTGCTAAGTTTGCCAAAGTTCTCGTAGACCAGTTAGCCCAAAAACCTCTGCCAGATTTAATGTTGCTCAACGTTAATATTCCTGCTGTGAAGTGGGAAGAAATTGCCGGTGTTACTCTTACCCGTCAAGGAGTGCGGCGTTATATTGATGTGTTTGATAAACGAGTCGATCCTCGTGGAAAAACGTACTACTGGTTAACTGGAGAGGTAATTGAGGATGTAGAACCTCCAACTGGTTTAAATCTGCCAGAAAATGTACCGACAGACGTAAGTGTTGTCCGTAAAAACCACATCAGTATCACACCGTTGCAGTACAATCTTACCTACGCAAATGGACTAGATAAATTGTCTGACTGGGAATTTAATTTTCCGGGAATCATTTGA
- the pheS gene encoding phenylalanine--tRNA ligase subunit alpha, producing MTSNLEAQLLALRQSGEKAIAAADTLERLEELRVNYLGKKGELGALLRSMGQMSAEERPKIGAIANTVKESLQTSLDQQRAALESAQIQVQLEAETLDVTMPGIYSPQGRIHPLNGIIDRALDIFVGMGYTVAQGPEMETDYYNFEALNTPPDHPARDMQDTFYLPDGNLLRTHTSSVQIRYMEREEPPIRVVAPGRVYRRDNVDATHSAVFHQIELLAIDEGLTFTDLKGTIKVFLQAVFGDLPIRFRASYFPFTEPSAEVDLQWNGRWLEVMGCGMVDPNVLKSVGYDPEIYTGFAAGFGVERFAMVLHQIDDIRRLYASDLRFLQQF from the coding sequence ATGACTAGCAATTTAGAAGCTCAACTTTTAGCACTGCGGCAATCAGGAGAAAAAGCGATCGCAGCCGCCGACACCCTAGAACGTCTAGAAGAACTCAGAGTTAATTATCTGGGTAAGAAAGGGGAACTGGGGGCACTGTTGCGAAGTATGGGGCAAATGAGCGCAGAGGAACGACCGAAAATTGGAGCGATCGCCAATACAGTCAAAGAATCTCTGCAAACTAGTCTAGACCAGCAACGCGCCGCCCTAGAATCCGCGCAAATTCAGGTACAGCTAGAGGCGGAAACCCTGGATGTAACTATGCCGGGAATTTACAGCCCCCAAGGTCGCATTCATCCCCTCAACGGCATTATTGACCGGGCGCTGGATATCTTTGTTGGTATGGGCTACACAGTGGCTCAAGGGCCAGAGATGGAAACAGATTATTATAATTTTGAGGCTCTCAATACTCCGCCTGACCACCCCGCCCGTGATATGCAGGATACCTTCTACCTGCCAGATGGCAATCTCCTCCGCACTCATACCTCGTCAGTGCAAATTCGTTATATGGAAAGAGAAGAACCACCGATTCGGGTTGTGGCTCCAGGGCGAGTTTATCGGCGAGATAATGTCGATGCCACTCACTCAGCAGTTTTCCATCAAATCGAACTTTTAGCTATTGATGAGGGACTAACTTTTACAGACCTCAAAGGCACAATTAAAGTATTTTTACAAGCAGTATTTGGCGATTTACCGATTCGCTTCCGCGCCAGTTATTTCCCCTTTACCGAACCCTCGGCGGAGGTAGATTTGCAGTGGAATGGTCGCTGGCTGGAGGTGATGGGCTGCGGGATGGTCGATCCGAATGTACTTAAGTCTGTGGGTTATGACCCAGAAATTTATACTGGGTTTGCAGCCGGTTTTGGGGTAGAACGCTTTGCTATGGTGTTACACCAAATTGATGATATTCGTCGCTTGTATGCTAGCGATTTGCGATTTTTGCAGCAATTTTAG
- a CDS encoding alpha/beta hydrolase family protein, translating into MAEPPIGIAQAFPTRDCAIAFIFADRIQKPLLIGQGANDPRVKQSESDRMDMVLPDQKIGCTFLRSQKSLSPNT; encoded by the coding sequence TTGGCGGAGCCTCCCATAGGCATCGCTCAGGCATTTCCAACCCGCGATTGCGCGATCGCCTTTATTTTCGCTGACCGGATTCAAAAACCTTTACTCATCGGTCAAGGTGCAAACGATCCGCGGGTGAAACAATCAGAAAGCGATCGAATGGACATGGTTTTGCCAGACCAGAAAATCGGTTGCACTTTTTTGCGATCGCAGAAGAGTTTATCGCCAAATACTTAG
- a CDS encoding sensor histidine kinase, whose product MPLRRWTLRQQLTILTVLFLSLSGLGLWLVIQLFESLEGTVISRNQRELASANTRLIKLFWESQPNHPETPDELLNQSLQDLSTDALGNFPRVEGGFYLLQRDRLLGYAFPTHGGPVPKRDIPPTEQDLILQLARQATSQGLPQELVLRPKLDILVLRVDPLPLWGSVWTMKRMPRTEDSPQKILSGMIVLGMLIVGIWTFAIAMQLQWGVQKLQQSLKAMEANPAEQIPPLPAEMGLLGSAINTMQFRRQDLEQRLRRVEHLASLGQLVAGVAHEVRNPLASMRLNLQYTERQLQKQAINNLPIASLLEQVERLEHLVKRLLYFDHNQQEIPTVISLEAIAQESIALLRLKAEECGVDLLYLPPTPSLPQIPLCRHELGQVFVNLILNAIQASPEGEQVKIGVEQISKNEEKNNSLLLAWVEDRGKGLSAEAQEQIFIPFYSTKPEGTGLGLAISHEIVTRNNGYIDVQSKPGCTRFSIYLPI is encoded by the coding sequence ATGCCCCTGCGACGCTGGACTCTACGGCAACAACTTACAATTTTGACAGTTCTGTTTTTGAGTCTGAGTGGATTAGGGTTATGGCTAGTCATCCAACTCTTTGAGAGCCTGGAGGGGACAGTAATTTCCCGTAATCAGCGTGAATTGGCGAGTGCTAATACCCGCCTAATCAAGTTATTTTGGGAATCTCAGCCTAATCATCCAGAAACCCCTGACGAGCTTTTAAATCAGTCGTTACAGGATTTATCAACAGACGCTTTAGGGAATTTTCCCCGTGTAGAAGGAGGCTTCTATCTTCTACAGCGCGATCGCTTATTGGGATACGCTTTTCCCACTCATGGCGGGCCAGTGCCAAAAAGAGATATTCCTCCCACTGAACAGGATCTAATTTTACAATTGGCGCGACAGGCAACTAGCCAAGGTTTACCCCAAGAACTCGTACTTCGTCCCAAGTTGGATATTTTGGTACTGCGAGTAGATCCATTACCCCTTTGGGGGTCAGTATGGACTATGAAACGGATGCCACGGACAGAAGATAGTCCGCAGAAAATTTTGAGTGGGATGATAGTCCTGGGGATGTTAATTGTCGGTATATGGACATTTGCTATTGCCATGCAACTCCAGTGGGGCGTGCAGAAACTACAGCAGAGTCTCAAGGCGATGGAAGCAAATCCGGCAGAACAGATACCGCCTCTACCTGCTGAAATGGGACTGCTAGGAAGTGCAATCAACACAATGCAGTTTCGCCGCCAAGACTTGGAACAACGGTTGCGGCGAGTTGAACATTTGGCTTCATTAGGGCAACTGGTGGCAGGTGTTGCTCATGAAGTTCGTAATCCCCTCGCCAGTATGCGGTTGAACTTGCAATATACAGAACGCCAACTACAGAAACAGGCAATTAACAATCTCCCGATTGCGAGTTTGCTCGAACAGGTGGAACGTTTGGAACATCTAGTTAAAAGACTTCTGTATTTTGACCACAACCAACAGGAAATTCCCACAGTAATTTCCCTAGAAGCGATCGCTCAAGAATCAATTGCCTTACTACGCCTCAAAGCTGAAGAATGCGGAGTTGATTTGCTTTATCTGCCACCCACCCCATCCTTACCGCAAATACCGCTTTGTCGTCACGAACTGGGACAGGTATTCGTGAATTTGATTTTGAATGCAATTCAAGCAAGTCCTGAAGGCGAACAAGTAAAAATTGGAGTTGAGCAAATATCAAAGAATGAAGAAAAGAACAATTCCCTTTTGCTGGCTTGGGTTGAAGATCGGGGAAAAGGCTTATCTGCCGAAGCTCAAGAGCAAATTTTCATCCCATTCTATTCCACTAAACCGGAAGGAACAGGACTAGGGTTAGCCATTAGCCACGAAATTGTCACACGCAATAACGGTTATATCGATGTGCAATCTAAACCGGGATGTACTCGTTTTAGTATTTATTTACCTATTTAG
- a CDS encoding sigma-54-dependent transcriptional regulator, which translates to MAKILIIDDEKALREAIAQILHSEGHEVLEAADGEQGLKLLQNSATHLDLVFLDLKMPKTQGMTVLKQLEQKRFELPVIVMTAYGTSRTAIEAMQLGAYDYLTKPFDLDELVNLTTKALAHHQEPLYQVGESTLQTGQEELLGRSQPMQSVFKLIGRLAPTDTIVLITGESGTGKELVASTLHTASPRSKAPLVKVNCAALPEHLLEAELFGHEKGAFTGANHLRIGRFEQANSGTIFLDEIGELSLVIQGKLLRVLQDCSFERLGSNQTHTVNVRIIAATNRNLEQMVQQNQFREDLFYRLNVVRLELPPLRDRPEDLEQLTQHFLSTTALRRGFKRLALAESAMKRLRNYTFPGNVRELQNTLERAAILSGGRTILPEHLVFSQKDEI; encoded by the coding sequence ATGGCAAAAATTCTAATTATTGATGACGAAAAAGCATTACGAGAGGCGATCGCCCAAATATTGCACAGCGAAGGTCATGAGGTACTAGAAGCAGCTGACGGAGAACAAGGATTAAAGCTGTTACAAAACTCAGCCACTCATCTTGATTTAGTATTTCTCGATTTGAAAATGCCCAAAACTCAAGGGATGACCGTATTAAAGCAATTAGAGCAAAAGCGGTTTGAGTTGCCAGTGATTGTAATGACAGCTTATGGAACCAGTCGCACAGCAATTGAAGCAATGCAGTTAGGTGCTTACGATTATCTAACTAAACCATTTGACTTAGATGAACTGGTAAATCTGACGACGAAAGCATTAGCCCATCATCAAGAACCATTGTATCAGGTTGGTGAATCTACCTTACAGACAGGACAGGAGGAACTATTGGGGCGATCGCAACCGATGCAATCAGTCTTCAAGCTCATTGGTCGTCTTGCCCCTACAGATACAATTGTTCTCATTACTGGAGAATCTGGTACTGGTAAAGAATTGGTTGCTTCAACCCTTCATACAGCCAGTCCCCGCAGCAAAGCGCCATTAGTGAAAGTTAACTGTGCTGCACTACCAGAACATTTACTAGAAGCAGAATTATTTGGACACGAAAAAGGAGCATTTACCGGTGCAAATCACCTGCGAATTGGACGATTTGAGCAAGCAAATAGCGGCACAATTTTTTTGGATGAAATTGGAGAACTCAGTCTGGTGATTCAAGGTAAACTCCTGCGGGTGTTACAGGATTGTTCCTTTGAACGCCTGGGAAGCAACCAGACACACACAGTCAACGTGCGGATTATTGCCGCAACCAATCGGAACCTAGAGCAGATGGTACAGCAAAACCAGTTTCGGGAAGACCTTTTTTATCGCCTTAACGTTGTGCGGTTGGAATTACCACCCTTGCGCGATCGCCCAGAAGATTTAGAGCAACTTACCCAACACTTTCTTAGCACTACTGCTTTGCGACGGGGATTCAAACGCTTGGCGCTGGCCGAGTCGGCGATGAAGAGGCTGAGGAATTATACTTTTCCTGGTAATGTGCGGGAGTTGCAAAACACCTTAGAACGGGCAGCCATCCTCTCAGGTGGACGCACAATTTTACCGGAACATCTTGTCTTTAGCCAAAAGGATGAGATATAA
- a CDS encoding alpha/beta hydrolase, with amino-acid sequence MTSLPFQTPPTGTATIAEHEAQQVERANATKKQPIVFVHGLWLLPSSWDRWAVVFEEAGYTVLTPGWPDDPETVAEANANPEIFAHKTVGQVADHFDEIIRGLNKKPAIIGHSFGGLLVQILAGRGLSSATVAIDPAPFRGVLPLPFSALKSAWPVLGNPANRNRAIPLTYEQFRFSFANAVSEEEAKELYETFSVPASGVPLFQAATANLNPWTEAKVDTKNPERGPLLIVSGEKDNTVPWEIANASFQQQQHNSGVTEIVEIPNRGHALTIDSGWREVADTSLAFVQRFVPSSI; translated from the coding sequence ATGACTAGCCTACCATTCCAGACCCCGCCAACCGGAACGGCGACGATCGCAGAACATGAGGCACAGCAGGTTGAGCGTGCTAACGCAACAAAAAAGCAACCGATCGTCTTTGTCCACGGACTCTGGTTGCTGCCAAGCAGTTGGGATCGGTGGGCAGTAGTGTTCGAGGAGGCTGGCTACACCGTACTCACGCCCGGTTGGCCCGATGACCCAGAAACTGTTGCCGAGGCAAATGCAAACCCCGAAATCTTCGCGCACAAGACTGTTGGGCAGGTTGCAGACCACTTCGATGAGATTATCCGTGGGCTGAACAAAAAACCTGCCATCATCGGTCATTCCTTCGGCGGACTGCTCGTGCAGATCCTCGCCGGACGCGGGCTATCCTCGGCAACTGTGGCGATCGATCCGGCTCCGTTTCGAGGTGTGCTGCCTCTGCCATTTTCAGCGCTGAAGTCTGCGTGGCCGGTTCTTGGCAATCCAGCGAATCGTAACCGGGCGATCCCGCTCACCTATGAGCAGTTTCGCTTCAGCTTCGCCAATGCTGTCAGCGAGGAGGAGGCTAAAGAGCTTTACGAAACCTTCTCAGTCCCAGCATCGGGTGTGCCGCTCTTTCAGGCGGCGACCGCCAACCTCAACCCGTGGACTGAGGCGAAGGTAGACACCAAGAACCCAGAGCGCGGGCCACTGCTGATTGTCTCCGGCGAGAAGGACAATACGGTTCCGTGGGAGATTGCAAATGCATCGTTCCAACAACAGCAACACAATAGCGGCGTAACCGAGATTGTCGAGATCCCTAACCGAGGACACGCGCTGACAATCGATAGCGGCTGGCGAGAAGTCGCTGACACATCCCTTGCCTTCGTCCAGCGTTTCGTTCCATCCTCAATTTAG
- a CDS encoding SDR family NAD(P)-dependent oxidoreductase, protein MKKLEGKVAVVTGASKGIGAAIALDLAAEGAAVVVNYASSKEGADRLVDKILSDGGKAIAVQANVSQKVEIERLFAKTQETFGRLDILVNNAGIYEFSPLESITEEHFHKQFDLNVLGLILTSQQAVKHFSSEGGSIINISSIVSTLTPANASVYSATKAAVDAITKSLAKELGSHHIRVNSINPGMVETEGTQTAGLTAADNEGRKQTEAQTPLGRIGQPQDIAPAVVFLASSDSAWITGETLYISGGLR, encoded by the coding sequence ATGAAAAAACTAGAAGGAAAAGTTGCAGTTGTCACGGGAGCCTCTAAAGGAATTGGGGCTGCCATCGCCTTGGATCTGGCAGCCGAAGGTGCAGCAGTTGTTGTCAACTACGCCTCTAGCAAAGAAGGAGCAGATCGCTTAGTTGACAAGATTCTCAGTGATGGCGGTAAGGCGATCGCAGTGCAAGCAAATGTTAGCCAAAAAGTAGAAATCGAACGTCTGTTTGCAAAAACGCAGGAGACATTTGGCAGGCTCGATATCTTGGTCAATAATGCTGGTATTTACGAGTTTTCTCCGCTCGAAAGCATCACTGAAGAGCATTTTCACAAACAGTTCGATCTCAATGTGCTGGGATTAATTCTCACCTCACAACAAGCTGTCAAGCACTTCAGTTCAGAGGGTGGCAGCATTATCAACATCAGTTCGATTGTTAGTACCCTCACGCCTGCAAATGCCTCTGTCTACAGCGCTACTAAAGCTGCCGTCGATGCTATAACAAAGTCCCTAGCTAAGGAATTGGGTTCGCACCACATCCGCGTCAATTCCATCAATCCTGGTATGGTGGAAACGGAGGGCACGCAGACGGCAGGATTGACCGCAGCCGACAACGAAGGCCGCAAACAGACTGAAGCCCAAACCCCACTTGGTCGCATTGGACAACCGCAAGATATCGCACCAGCAGTTGTCTTCCTCGCGTCCTCCGATTCCGCCTGGATCACTGGCGAAACGCTGTACATATCCGGTGGACTTCGCTAG
- a CDS encoding HD family phosphohydrolase — protein sequence MKMQQFLQFLTQQLTHWRRQYKGLRRKGKLMRNPKSKSHRRELLRTIVKNIILFFSKTNDKSCRRKQETALKLKAKLVKTKRSIYKVCLDWVHEQRSLVILAIAILSLTGILGQKLYNQTQLKVGHPAPQTIIAPYTTSIEDRKETEAERKAVSKSSLQVLMLDSRMNEQINENLQKFLDDSNEIRVVAGAFPFFDPVVLSISTQRYLRSCPDSEWQALLLAVENSKNQQKKGTGRTAISSRPSSIAPNQERQPHTTPTPEKTRVDFSQNTDFTQAVAELESYRLTTSEKNLSLLIAQISRTRKRYTQATAKLLQLETVTPEAVYEESLLLDLSDVEWEKTQRGIHQSAERILTQGIPQGLPKNILQDAVSLQLQSFVPESAEPLAKNLLVAVLKPNLQEDEEQTRENAKKAAAGVSPVMVKFRDGEVIVKKGVQITAWDFDVLEHYHLVHREVKWQELVKLGGVIAIAISIFVWVERHIDYELRQRDRLLVLLLTLSVPGLVPMGLPYTTWSALGLLLGSFYGPTLGLTVVGLLLPILLLLPILGISLDMSKAALLAGAGGAILGSYVAQRLRSREELALLGVAIALTQGSIYLVVKILIGQAFASTWYIVLREAGFFALSGLGWSVVALGLSPYLEKVFDLVTPIRLAELANPNRPLLKRLATETPGTFQHTLFVATLAEAAAKKLGCNVELVRAGTLYHDIGKMHDPLGFIENQMGGPNKHDTEIKDPWKSAEIIKKHVTEGVVMSRKHLLPTAIQAFIPEHQGTMLIAYFHHQAQQMAQEDPSLTVDDADFRYDGPIPQSRETGIVMLADSCEAALRSLQASTSAKHQGDKRSLKDVSPEQALAMLNNILRAKWQDNQLVDSGLKREDMSQIAQIFVDVWQQFHHKRIAYPKLKASGTARNS from the coding sequence ATAAAAATGCAGCAATTTTTGCAGTTCTTAACCCAGCAATTGACTCACTGGCGGCGACAGTACAAAGGACTACGCCGTAAAGGAAAGTTAATGAGAAATCCCAAAAGCAAAAGCCATAGAAGGGAACTTCTAAGGACTATTGTGAAGAATATAATCTTATTTTTCTCAAAAACCAATGACAAAAGCTGTCGTCGAAAACAAGAAACGGCGCTCAAGTTAAAGGCAAAATTGGTAAAAACTAAGAGGAGTATTTATAAAGTTTGTTTAGATTGGGTACACGAACAGCGTTCCTTGGTAATTTTAGCGATCGCTATACTATCCCTCACAGGTATTCTTGGGCAAAAATTATATAACCAAACTCAACTCAAAGTAGGACATCCCGCGCCCCAAACGATTATAGCGCCTTACACAACTAGCATCGAAGATCGCAAAGAAACAGAAGCCGAGCGCAAAGCAGTCAGTAAAAGTTCTTTGCAAGTGTTGATGCTCGATTCGCGAATGAACGAACAAATCAACGAAAATTTGCAAAAATTTCTGGATGATAGTAACGAAATTCGCGTCGTTGCTGGAGCTTTTCCTTTTTTTGATCCTGTGGTTTTGTCTATCTCTACCCAGCGTTACCTCCGCTCTTGCCCTGATTCAGAATGGCAAGCACTGTTATTGGCTGTAGAAAATAGCAAAAATCAGCAGAAGAAAGGAACAGGACGAACCGCCATCTCATCCCGTCCATCATCTATAGCACCCAATCAGGAACGCCAACCGCACACAACACCAACGCCAGAGAAGACACGAGTTGATTTTTCTCAAAACACTGATTTTACTCAAGCAGTAGCAGAACTAGAATCTTACCGCCTCACAACTTCTGAGAAAAACTTGTCTTTACTGATTGCCCAAATTTCCCGAACACGCAAAAGATACACCCAAGCGACTGCCAAACTTTTACAGTTAGAGACTGTTACGCCAGAAGCAGTATACGAGGAATCCTTACTTTTGGATTTGTCAGATGTCGAGTGGGAAAAAACACAAAGGGGAATCCATCAGAGTGCAGAGCGGATTCTCACTCAAGGCATCCCACAGGGACTGCCAAAAAATATCTTGCAGGATGCGGTGAGTTTACAATTGCAGTCCTTTGTACCAGAATCTGCCGAACCTTTAGCAAAGAACCTGTTGGTAGCTGTACTCAAGCCGAATCTGCAAGAAGATGAAGAACAAACCAGAGAAAACGCGAAAAAGGCTGCTGCTGGAGTGTCACCTGTGATGGTGAAGTTCCGGGATGGTGAGGTAATTGTTAAAAAAGGAGTGCAGATTACTGCATGGGACTTTGATGTGCTAGAGCATTATCACCTAGTTCACCGCGAGGTGAAATGGCAGGAGTTGGTGAAGTTAGGAGGCGTGATTGCGATCGCCATTAGTATTTTTGTCTGGGTAGAACGACATATTGATTACGAATTGCGACAACGCGATCGCTTATTGGTATTATTGCTGACTTTGAGTGTGCCAGGATTGGTGCCGATGGGATTGCCTTATACTACCTGGAGTGCCCTTGGCTTATTGTTGGGAAGCTTCTATGGCCCCACTTTGGGGTTGACAGTTGTCGGCCTGCTGTTGCCGATATTACTGCTGTTGCCGATATTAGGTATTAGCTTGGATATGAGCAAGGCTGCACTTTTAGCTGGTGCCGGTGGGGCTATATTAGGTAGTTACGTCGCCCAACGATTGCGATCGCGTGAAGAATTGGCATTATTAGGGGTTGCGATCGCCTTAACTCAAGGCAGCATTTATCTGGTTGTTAAAATCTTAATTGGTCAAGCATTTGCTTCAACCTGGTATATCGTCCTCCGAGAAGCCGGATTTTTTGCTTTATCCGGTTTAGGCTGGAGTGTTGTCGCTTTAGGGTTGAGTCCTTATCTCGAAAAAGTTTTCGATTTAGTCACTCCCATCCGCCTGGCAGAACTGGCGAACCCTAACCGCCCTTTATTAAAACGACTAGCTACAGAGACTCCTGGAACTTTCCAACACACGCTATTTGTCGCTACCCTTGCCGAAGCTGCTGCCAAAAAACTAGGATGCAATGTTGAACTAGTCAGGGCTGGGACATTATACCATGATATTGGCAAAATGCACGACCCTCTTGGTTTTATTGAAAATCAAATGGGGGGGCCGAATAAACATGATACAGAAATTAAAGACCCTTGGAAGAGTGCAGAGATTATCAAAAAGCATGTAACTGAAGGGGTAGTGATGTCGCGTAAACACCTTTTACCGACAGCGATTCAAGCTTTTATTCCAGAGCATCAGGGAACGATGCTGATTGCCTATTTCCATCACCAAGCCCAGCAAATGGCTCAGGAAGATCCAAGTTTAACAGTGGACGACGCAGATTTTCGCTACGACGGTCCAATTCCCCAATCACGGGAAACCGGAATTGTCATGTTAGCAGATTCTTGTGAAGCAGCGCTGCGATCGCTGCAAGCATCGACTTCAGCAAAGCATCAGGGAGATAAGCGATCGCTCAAAGATGTCTCGCCCGAACAAGCTTTAGCAATGCTGAACAATATTTTGCGTGCCAAATGGCAAGACAATCAACTCGTCGATTCAGGACTAAAACGGGAAGATATGTCACAAATTGCCCAGATATTTGTGGATGTTTGGCAGCAATTTCACCACAAACGGATTGCTTATCCGAAGTTGAAGGCTAGTGGTACTGCGCGGAATTCGTAA
- a CDS encoding ADP-ribosylglycohydrolase family protein: MLYSPMSRFRGTFLGAFLGVSLASGGMQSQSYLDLGRMAILGTESLIALGKLDLDDWIARQQQESLHLIATDDISIKIIIATLPIALFFHENPIKLRQNLLLVLKIWEDDPVVRDGTLAIAYAISLALTEKLNPLTLIPQTISFLGETPTSIPKKLLAVQNLLEQGAGFSRAQAEFAKEEKLSNIVAMAFYCFLSTLEDFRLAVLQANRNSNPKVKEVTSLSSQATSAITGALSGAYNGIGGIPVNWQVSLLQRNSPVWGLTSFSQMLQLIDTFVAVWSGVYDIALNPRELTEEECEVALLSVYAAPRVIRSR; encoded by the coding sequence ATGCTTTACTCTCCTATGAGTCGGTTTAGAGGTACTTTCCTTGGAGCATTTCTGGGGGTAAGTTTAGCATCTGGTGGTATGCAGTCTCAGAGTTACCTAGATTTGGGCAGAATGGCAATTCTAGGAACTGAGAGTTTGATTGCGTTGGGTAAATTAGATTTAGATGATTGGATAGCGCGTCAGCAACAAGAATCTCTTCATTTAATAGCCACTGATGATATATCAATAAAAATAATTATTGCCACACTACCAATAGCACTTTTTTTTCACGAAAATCCGATTAAGCTCCGGCAAAACTTGCTGCTTGTACTCAAAATCTGGGAGGATGACCCAGTAGTAAGAGATGGAACACTAGCAATAGCTTATGCAATATCTCTTGCCCTAACTGAAAAACTCAACCCTCTAACCTTAATCCCCCAAACAATTTCCTTTCTCGGTGAAACACCCACATCAATACCAAAAAAATTATTAGCAGTCCAGAATTTATTAGAGCAAGGGGCGGGATTCTCAAGGGCCCAAGCTGAGTTTGCTAAAGAAGAAAAACTCAGTAACATTGTTGCTATGGCATTTTACTGCTTTTTAAGTACCTTAGAAGACTTTCGCCTTGCAGTTTTGCAGGCTAATCGCAATAGCAATCCTAAAGTAAAAGAAGTTACGTCTCTAAGCTCACAGGCTACAAGTGCAATTACTGGTGCTTTATCAGGAGCATATAATGGTATAGGTGGAATTCCCGTAAATTGGCAAGTTTCGCTCTTGCAAAGGAATTCTCCAGTCTGGGGACTAACTAGTTTTTCCCAAATGTTACAATTAATCGATACATTTGTGGCGGTATGGTCAGGAGTGTATGATATTGCCTTAAATCCAAGGGAGTTAACAGAGGAGGAATGTGAGGTGGCTTTGCTTTCGGTTTACGCAGCTCCTCGTGTAATTCGGTCGCGTTAA
- the aroQ gene encoding type II 3-dehydroquinate dehydratase: MLNSTLQPLSILALHGPNLNLLGQREPGIYGSLTLAEINRLLDEEAFKLQAKVFPLQSNHEGILVDSIHGALGLHQGILINAGAYTHTSVALRDAIAAVNLPTVEVHLSNIYRREDFRHHSYIAAVAIGQISGFGVQSYLLGLQALVSYLRVKS, encoded by the coding sequence GTGCTGAACTCGACGTTGCAACCCTTAAGCATTCTGGCACTGCATGGGCCAAACTTAAATTTGCTAGGACAGCGAGAACCAGGAATTTATGGTTCGTTGACACTAGCCGAAATTAACCGCCTGTTAGATGAAGAAGCATTCAAGTTACAGGCGAAAGTTTTTCCTTTGCAGTCAAATCATGAAGGAATTTTGGTAGATAGCATTCATGGCGCATTAGGACTACATCAGGGAATTTTGATTAACGCAGGGGCGTATACTCACACCAGTGTGGCATTGCGAGATGCGATCGCGGCTGTTAACTTGCCCACTGTTGAAGTCCATCTGAGTAATATATATCGGCGGGAAGATTTTCGCCATCATTCATACATCGCCGCAGTTGCGATCGGGCAAATAAGTGGTTTTGGCGTTCAAAGTTACTTGTTGGGCTTACAAGCATTAGTGAGTTATTTGAGAGTTAAGAGTTAG